A single Thermomicrobiales bacterium DNA region contains:
- a CDS encoding dienelactone hydrolase family protein produces MCYGDDARPPLPPISGGSVAAGGDLTLEASDGNRFMAYAAHPANPTGAGVVILPDIRGLHTFYKELADQFAVAGFDAVAIDYFGRTAETDNRDESFAFRPHVEQTTAEGVDGDAAAAIAHLRSAEGGAVERVFSVGFCFGGAASWRQSATQSGLSGAIGFYGVPSRIESYIPSMAAPLLVLVAGADHTPVEAFEQFDVDLNDAGVSHTMVIYDGAPHSFFDRTFKEHAAACDDAWKQMLAFMESPPTG; encoded by the coding sequence ATGTGCTACGGAGATGACGCCCGCCCACCACTTCCCCCCATTTCCGGCGGCAGTGTGGCCGCAGGCGGCGACCTGACGCTCGAAGCGTCAGACGGCAATCGCTTCATGGCCTACGCGGCGCATCCAGCTAATCCAACCGGCGCGGGTGTCGTCATCCTGCCGGACATCCGCGGCCTGCACACGTTCTACAAGGAGCTGGCCGACCAGTTCGCAGTCGCAGGATTCGACGCGGTCGCGATCGACTACTTCGGCCGCACCGCCGAGACCGACAACCGCGACGAAAGCTTCGCCTTCCGCCCGCACGTCGAGCAGACCACCGCCGAGGGCGTTGACGGCGACGCGGCGGCAGCCATCGCACACCTGCGCTCAGCCGAGGGCGGCGCGGTCGAGCGCGTCTTCAGCGTCGGCTTCTGCTTCGGAGGCGCAGCGTCGTGGCGACAATCCGCCACGCAGTCGGGACTGTCAGGGGCGATCGGCTTCTACGGCGTGCCATCGCGCATCGAGAGCTACATTCCGTCGATGGCAGCCCCGCTGCTCGTGCTCGTCGCCGGAGCGGACCACACGCCGGTCGAGGCGTTCGAGCAGTTCGACGTCGATCTGAACGACGCTGGTGTCTCGCACACGATGGTCATCTACGACGGCGCACCGCACTCGTTCTTCGACCGCACCTTCAAGGAGCACGCGGCAGCCTGCGACGACGCCTGGAAGCAGATGCTCGCGTTCATGGAATCGCCGCCGACGGGCTGA
- a CDS encoding NAD(P)/FAD-dependent oxidoreductase, translated as MSAKIYDAVIIGGGHNGLTAACYLARAGFDVCVLERYHTVGGAAISEEFPNAPGYIASTGSYVLSLTPRSIIDDLDLWEHGLELLERNPRFFMPFPDGEYLVYWNDDDQVIEQIRRFSEKDARNYHYYEDFVERACEAMDQFILRPPPSWSEFAAAFSGSADDARVFQKLILGSAADFAEYFFESPYIQAGIAASGLIGTFRGPRDAGTGYVKLYHSMGMSTGYRGRWAYVRGAMGTVTKALASVAQLNGAEIRTNAEVAEVIIEGGVARGVALVGGEEVRGKVVLSNADPVRTYTKLVDSAALPETFLRDINAIQIKSPVMKINLAVEELPRFTVLEGEDREQRWGHTGGLFIGPTIDSMQRAYEDALQGLPSSEPFMNIHTQSALDSTVAPEGKHTISVFTQYFPYELAEGTWDERRDEIAWHVLKRFAEYAPNIMDVVVDMQALAPPDIEARFGLTGGHIFQGELVPEQAFDLRPVPGSSTYEGPVPGLYLCGAGAWPGGCVMGAPGHNAAHEAIANLQGGRHG; from the coding sequence ATGAGCGCGAAGATATACGACGCTGTCATCATTGGCGGGGGCCACAACGGCCTGACCGCCGCCTGCTACCTGGCGCGCGCTGGCTTCGATGTCTGCGTGCTTGAGCGCTACCACACGGTCGGCGGGGCGGCGATCTCCGAGGAGTTCCCCAACGCGCCCGGCTACATCGCGTCGACCGGCTCCTACGTCCTGTCGCTCACGCCGCGCTCGATCATCGACGATCTTGATCTCTGGGAGCACGGACTGGAGCTGCTGGAACGCAACCCGCGCTTCTTCATGCCCTTCCCGGATGGCGAGTACCTCGTCTACTGGAATGACGACGATCAGGTCATTGAGCAGATCCGGCGCTTCTCCGAGAAAGACGCGCGCAATTACCATTACTATGAAGACTTCGTCGAGCGCGCCTGCGAGGCGATGGACCAGTTCATCCTGCGGCCACCCCCATCGTGGTCGGAGTTCGCCGCAGCATTCTCCGGCAGCGCCGACGATGCGCGCGTGTTCCAGAAGCTGATCCTCGGCTCGGCCGCCGACTTCGCCGAATACTTCTTCGAGAGCCCCTACATCCAGGCCGGCATCGCCGCCTCCGGCCTGATCGGCACGTTCCGCGGCCCGCGCGACGCTGGCACAGGTTACGTCAAGCTGTACCACTCGATGGGCATGAGCACCGGCTATCGCGGCCGCTGGGCGTACGTGCGCGGCGCGATGGGCACGGTGACGAAGGCGCTCGCGTCGGTGGCGCAGCTCAACGGCGCGGAGATCCGCACCAACGCCGAAGTGGCCGAGGTCATCATTGAGGGTGGGGTCGCACGTGGCGTTGCGCTGGTTGGCGGTGAGGAAGTGCGCGGCAAGGTTGTGCTCTCCAACGCCGATCCGGTCCGCACCTACACGAAGCTGGTCGATTCCGCCGCGCTGCCCGAGACGTTCCTGCGCGACATCAACGCCATCCAGATCAAGTCGCCGGTCATGAAGATCAATCTCGCCGTCGAGGAGCTACCGCGCTTCACTGTGCTGGAGGGCGAAGATCGCGAGCAGCGCTGGGGCCATACCGGCGGACTCTTCATCGGCCCGACGATCGACTCGATGCAGCGCGCCTATGAGGATGCGCTGCAGGGACTGCCCAGTTCCGAGCCGTTCATGAATATCCACACGCAGTCGGCGCTCGACTCGACGGTCGCGCCGGAAGGGAAGCACACGATCTCGGTCTTCACGCAGTACTTCCCCTATGAGCTGGCCGAAGGCACCTGGGACGAACGCCGTGATGAGATCGCCTGGCATGTGCTGAAGCGCTTCGCCGAATATGCGCCGAACATCATGGATGTCGTCGTCGATATGCAGGCGCTGGCCCCGCCGGACATCGAGGCGCGCTTCGGCCTGACCGGCGGCCATATCTTCCAGGGCGAGCTGGTGCCCGAGCAGGCGTTCGACCTGCGCCCCGTCCCCGGCAGCAGCACCTACGAAGGTCCCGTCCCCGGCCTCTACCTCTGCGGTGCTGGTGCCTGGCCCGGAGGATGCGTCATGGGCGCCCCCGGCCACAACGCCGCCCACGAAGCGATCGCGAACTTGCAGGGTGGGAGGCATGGGTAG
- a CDS encoding polysaccharide deacetylase family protein, which produces MSGKGSSHRGRFHLIVAALLAMATLSSTFALAPRQADAADAADVLTVRTFDTDQKLMALTFDAGSDTGYTAQILDTLKSKGVKATFGMTGLWAQANPALLQRIVNEGHQLINHSWDHPSFPSLTTAQRESQLSSTENLVHDLTGVWMKPYFRPPYGEYDTATLRDIAANDYTVNVMWTTDTLGWNGATVSQINTRVLNDARPGGVVLMHVGAASQDAAALPGMIDQLRARGYEFQRASDFLEPQARYFPETGFSVDSNFLRYWNEFGGLARFGYPLTDVFTRDGIQMQYFERVRMELHPGEWPSHHDVLLGLLGVELTEGRHSEQPFLRSTGASDANCNFYAETGHHLCFGFRAYWQANGGLAMFGFPISEEFRERNNETGEIYTVQYFERARFEYHPENQSPWDILGGHLGRTAYEEGL; this is translated from the coding sequence ATGTCGGGCAAGGGGTCCTCTCATCGCGGTCGGTTCCATCTGATTGTGGCCGCGCTGCTGGCAATGGCGACGTTGTCGTCGACATTCGCGCTGGCACCTCGGCAGGCGGACGCCGCCGACGCTGCGGACGTCCTGACCGTGCGCACGTTCGACACTGACCAGAAGCTGATGGCGCTGACGTTCGATGCCGGTTCTGACACTGGCTACACAGCGCAAATCCTCGATACGCTCAAGAGCAAGGGTGTCAAGGCGACGTTCGGCATGACTGGTCTCTGGGCGCAAGCCAACCCGGCTCTGCTTCAACGCATAGTTAATGAGGGCCACCAGCTCATCAACCACTCGTGGGACCACCCATCGTTCCCGTCGCTCACGACCGCGCAACGTGAAAGTCAGCTCAGCAGCACCGAGAACCTGGTGCACGACCTGACCGGCGTCTGGATGAAGCCGTACTTTCGCCCACCGTACGGCGAGTACGACACTGCGACGCTGCGCGACATCGCCGCCAACGATTACACCGTCAACGTCATGTGGACGACAGACACGCTCGGCTGGAACGGCGCGACAGTGAGCCAGATCAACACCCGCGTGCTGAACGACGCACGCCCCGGCGGGGTCGTGCTGATGCACGTCGGCGCGGCATCGCAGGATGCGGCGGCGCTCCCCGGCATGATCGATCAGCTGCGTGCTCGGGGTTACGAGTTCCAGCGAGCGAGCGACTTCCTGGAGCCTCAGGCACGCTATTTCCCCGAGACCGGTTTCAGTGTCGATAGCAACTTCCTGCGCTACTGGAATGAGTTCGGCGGACTAGCTCGCTTCGGCTATCCACTGACCGACGTCTTCACCCGCGACGGCATCCAGATGCAGTACTTCGAGCGCGTGCGGATGGAGCTGCATCCGGGCGAGTGGCCGTCGCACCACGATGTACTGCTCGGGCTGCTCGGTGTCGAGCTGACTGAGGGGCGTCACAGCGAACAGCCGTTCCTGCGCAGCACCGGCGCATCCGACGCCAATTGCAATTTCTACGCAGAGACCGGCCACCACCTGTGCTTTGGCTTCCGCGCGTACTGGCAGGCGAACGGCGGGCTGGCGATGTTCGGCTTCCCGATCAGCGAGGAGTTCCGCGAGCGCAACAACGAGACAGGCGAGATCTACACCGTCCAGTACTTCGAGCGTGCGCGCTTCGAATATCACCCGGAGAACCAGTCACCGTGGGATATCCTCGGCGGCCACCTCGGACGTACAGCGTATGAGGAAGGGCTGTAG
- a CDS encoding DUF5615 family PIN-like protein, with the protein MARRGFDVVHLADLADGQWRTADDASVLTAATAANRILVSYDIATLPDLAQLWLEEGHHHSGLLILPRSINQRDVGTQLAAIESTIRRISMDTWADLLIFASLPSD; encoded by the coding sequence TTGGCGCGACGAGGATTTGATGTCGTCCATCTCGCGGACCTGGCCGACGGTCAATGGCGCACCGCCGACGATGCGAGCGTGCTTACAGCGGCGACCGCTGCGAATCGCATTCTCGTCAGCTATGACATCGCAACGCTTCCCGACCTCGCCCAGCTCTGGTTAGAGGAAGGACATCACCACTCCGGACTGCTGATTCTCCCCCGAAGCATCAACCAGCGAGACGTCGGGACCCAGCTCGCCGCGATCGAATCAACTATTCGTCGCATCTCTATGGACACATGGGCCGACCTGCTCATCTTCGCCAGCCTGCCATCAGACTGA
- a CDS encoding TIGR03560 family F420-dependent LLM class oxidoreductase, with translation MTATIPSARFGLRSSQHHLSWDEIRRNILAADAWGLESAWVFDHIIPLSDPRSGPNLEGWTLLAGLAEATKTVQLGTMVTGITYRNPGMLLKSAVTVDHISNGRCLLGVGAAWFEGEHDMYGIDFPSNGDRVSMFREALEIFEKLQTEDVSNYDGKYYQLRDALFFPKPIQQKNGKPHLPVVIGGSGDRMLRIIARYANQWDNNFPDVDTYRERVGKIEAACEKIGRDPKEIRRSTTLGADFVTKSEAEQREHLDSLRALGITDFLFHSPKDVNDFKPVAEGLIPKLREEWK, from the coding sequence ATGACTGCAACGATACCGTCAGCCAGGTTCGGGCTGCGCAGCAGCCAGCACCACCTGTCGTGGGACGAAATCCGCCGCAATATCCTCGCAGCAGACGCCTGGGGTCTGGAATCTGCCTGGGTGTTCGACCACATCATTCCGCTCTCCGATCCGCGCAGTGGCCCCAACCTCGAAGGCTGGACGCTGCTGGCTGGTCTGGCCGAGGCGACGAAGACCGTCCAGCTCGGCACGATGGTGACTGGCATCACCTATCGCAATCCCGGCATGCTGTTGAAGTCGGCGGTCACCGTCGATCACATCTCGAACGGGCGTTGCCTGCTCGGCGTTGGTGCTGCCTGGTTCGAGGGCGAGCACGACATGTACGGCATCGACTTCCCCTCGAATGGCGATCGCGTTTCGATGTTCCGTGAGGCGCTGGAGATCTTCGAGAAGCTGCAGACGGAAGACGTCTCCAACTACGACGGCAAGTATTACCAGCTGCGCGATGCACTGTTCTTCCCCAAGCCGATCCAGCAGAAGAACGGCAAGCCGCACCTGCCGGTCGTGATCGGTGGCTCCGGCGACCGCATGCTACGAATCATCGCGCGCTACGCCAACCAGTGGGACAACAACTTCCCGGACGTGGACACCTACCGCGAGCGCGTTGGGAAGATCGAGGCTGCCTGCGAGAAGATCGGTCGCGATCCAAAGGAAATCCGCCGCTCGACGACGCTCGGCGCTGACTTCGTCACCAAGAGTGAGGCAGAGCAGCGCGAGCACCTCGACTCGCTGCGCGCGCTCGGCATCACCGACTTCCTTTTCCACTCACCGAAGGACGTCAACGACTTCAAGCCGGTCGCCGAAGGGCTGATTCCGAAGCTGCGCGAGGAGTGGAAGTAG
- a CDS encoding VOC family protein, which translates to MDSQDAPSQAISLSTIGQISMRAHDVDRAVAFYRDILGVPFIFQSGDLAFFDCDGTRLLISRPELPEFDHPGSILYFRVADINATYAALKSRDVTFIDEPHLIARMPDHELWMAFFKDSEDNTLALMCEVR; encoded by the coding sequence ATGGATAGTCAGGACGCCCCGAGTCAGGCAATCAGCTTGAGCACGATCGGGCAGATTTCGATGCGCGCGCATGACGTCGACCGCGCGGTCGCGTTCTACCGCGACATCCTCGGCGTGCCGTTCATCTTCCAGTCCGGCGACCTCGCCTTCTTCGATTGCGATGGCACCCGCCTGCTGATCAGCAGGCCGGAGCTCCCCGAGTTCGACCATCCCGGCTCGATCCTGTATTTCCGTGTCGCTGACATCAACGCGACATATGCCGCGCTCAAATCGCGAGATGTCACCTTCATCGACGAACCGCACCTGATCGCCCGCATGCCCGACCACGAGCTCTGGATGGCGTTTTTCAAGGACAGCGAGGACAACACGCTGGCGCTGATGTGCGAGGTGCGCTGA